The Dioscorea cayenensis subsp. rotundata cultivar TDr96_F1 chromosome 19, TDr96_F1_v2_PseudoChromosome.rev07_lg8_w22 25.fasta, whole genome shotgun sequence genome includes a window with the following:
- the LOC120283301 gene encoding NADH dehydrogenase [ubiquinone] 1 beta subcomplex subunit 7: MASSSEVKLGSSKPMIATQEEMMEAKLAIPNRDQCAHLLIPLNKCRVAEFYLPWKCEPERHAYEKCEYELVMERMLQMQKIRELEEKKKKALGKLPQGSPIPLIPSTSNS; the protein is encoded by the coding sequence ATGGCGTCGTCGTCGGAGGTGAAGCTGGGATCATCGAAGCCGATGATAGCAACGCAGGAAGAGATGATGGAAGCCAAATTGGCCATCCCTAACCGCGATCAGTGTGCCCACCTTCTCATCCCCCTCAACAAGTGCCGTGTCGCCGAGTTTTATCTCCCGTGGAAGTGCGAGCCCGAGCGCCACGCCTACGAGAAGTGTGAGTATGAGCTCGTCATGGAGCGGATGCTTCAGATGCAGAAGATCCGTGAGcttgaggagaagaagaagaaggctcTCGGCAAGCTGCCCCAGGGCTCCCCAATCCCTCTTATCCCCTCCACCTCCAATTCATGA